The following coding sequences are from one Triticum aestivum cultivar Chinese Spring chromosome 5A, IWGSC CS RefSeq v2.1, whole genome shotgun sequence window:
- the LOC123101322 gene encoding uncharacterized protein: protein MTATLRSSSASKNPAPAGSFQPSGYFLPCYTVFLRITLYNLLQANDNFWKIQYDHEAAKRAERKTAKPTTSRKRKPSTSELFQLDDTDDNEEEGDTGNSQPVEEEQQQFENRRQTRTSKDAELSSGLPDTTRKRQTEDTSPLSGESMQSNMPAFKTAPGVQVKPGRKPRKINRPKPLW, encoded by the exons ATGACGGCGACCCTCCGTAGTTCTTCTGCATCT aagaacccggcccctgcaggaAGTTTCCAGCCGTCGGGTTATTTTTTACCATGTTATACTGTATTCTTACGCATAACCCTTTATAACCTTTTACAGGCAAATGATAACTTCTGGAAAATccaatatgatcatgaggcggccaagagggCCGAAAGGAAAACCGCCAAGCCCACCACTTCAAGGAAAAGGAAGCCAAGCACTTCTGAGTTGTTTCagcttgatgatactgatgataatgaggaagag GGAGACACAGGCAACAGCCAACCCGTTGAGGAAGAG caacaacaatttgaaaaccggaggcagacccggaccagcaaggatgcagagctaTCCTCCGGCTTGCCTGACACAACCCGGAAGCGtcagactgag gatacCTCTCCTTTATCCGGCGAgtccatgcaatcaaacatgccggcttttaagactgcccctgg CGTGCAGGTTAAGCCAGGAAGAAAACCAAGAAAGATAAACCGGCCCAAACCCCTGTGGTGA